Proteins co-encoded in one Aspergillus luchuensis IFO 4308 DNA, chromosome 6, nearly complete sequence genomic window:
- a CDS encoding uncharacterized protein (COG:S;~EggNog:ENOG410Q2D3) — MSDTNENTPLPGTSQTLPIALNAISDATEPHTIDPSSLTPYEKKLYDFLYSQGWTHTQCCNTAQVQCLHEQCEMELPEHFPAPRGNAEQQDLQMQLRLNEEMNRRRAIGERMYSSTGTMDREIDEGRRA, encoded by the exons ATGTCAGACACCAATGAAAACACTCCCCTGCCTGGTACTAGCCAAACTCTCCCCATTGCTCTCAACGCAATATCGGATGCAACTGAGCCTCACACTATCGACCCGTCGAGCCTGACACCCTACGAGAAGAAACTCTACGACTTCTTGTACTCCCAAGGATGGACCCATACACAAT GTTGTAACACCGCCCAAGTGCAGTGTCTTCACGAGCAGTGTGAGATGGAGCTTCCAGAGCATTTCCCAGCTCCTAGAGGCAATGCCGAGCAACAAGATCTGCAGATGCAGCTGAGACTCAATGAGGAAATGAATCGTCGAAGGGCGATTGGCGAGCGCATGTACTCTTCTACAGGTACCATGGATAGGGAGATTgatgaggggaggagggcttAG
- the MNN10 gene encoding putative alpha-1,6-mannosyltransferase subunit (CAZy:GT34;~COG:G;~EggNog:ENOG410PHXF;~InterPro:IPR008630;~PFAM:PF05637;~TransMembrane:1 (i129-148o);~go_component: GO:0016021 - integral component of membrane [Evidence IEA];~go_function: GO:0016757 - transferase activity, transferring glycosyl groups [Evidence IEA]), whose amino-acid sequence MSLSRSPSPHPAGAGWSSPGLTSPSGSTTPHNGFLSPNPIGASGISWAAAKAKSDEVRGYPSFSTKNSGFFSRSRRQLSATLPRFRLGSGSPNGYVDKDEFGRGRPLSPATGWRLGFGRSVLRRRRSRLLVALIFLLLGYIFFGASLLQKYRRSPLGGGRKFVIILESNIEGGVMEWKGAREWAIERNSVWNKKNYVERWGYELETVNMLAKKRYSHEWRESWEKVDLIRETMRKHPDAEWFWWLDLSTWIMEYSYSLQDHIFDRLDEIIYRDINVYNPLNISHPPDDAYLDEVSRSPNGDGDPSSVHMLLSQDCGGFNLGSFFIRRSLWADRLLDAWWDPVMYEQKHMEWEHKEQDAMEYLYATQPWVRSHVGFLPQRYINSYPQGACGDENDPNVHYQEDERDFLVNMAGCQYGRDCWAEMYQYREISKQLNLTWWERMKDKLNGLYEKLFPGEEQQVE is encoded by the exons ATGTCGTTGTCACGatcaccctctccccaccccGCGGGAGCAGGATGGTCTAGTCCTGGACTCACCTCGCCCAGTGGCTCGACGACGCCTCACAATGGCTTCCTGTCGCCAAATCCTATAGGTGCCAGCGGCATCTCCTGGGCCGCCGCCAAAGCGAAGAGCGACGAGGTACGAGGCTACCCGTCCTTTTCGACGAAAAACAGCGGATTCTTCTCGCGTTCAAGACGCCAGCTCTCCGCCACTTTGCCGCGCTTTCGTTTAGGCTCAGGGTCTCCGAATGGCTATGTCGATAAGGATGAGTTTGGTCGGGGGCGGCCTCTCTCTCCAGCTACGGGCTGGCGCTTGGGATTTGGCAGGTCGGTTCTGCGGCGCAGACGATCGCGCTTGCTCGTGGCGCTGATCTTTCTTTTGCTGGGCTATATATTTTTCGGAGCGT CTCTTCTTCAAAAGTATCGGCGCTCTCCGCTAGGCGGTGGGCGCAAGTTCGTGATCATACTAGAATCTAACATAGAGGGTGGCGTGATGGAGTGGAAGGGAGCGCGCGAATGGGCGATCGAGCGCAATAGCGTGTGGAACAAGAAGAATTATGTTGAGCGATGGGGCTACGAATTGGAAACCGTCAACATGTTGGCGAAGAAGCGGTATTCCCACGAATGGCGCGAGAgctgggagaaggtggacCTTATCCGGGAGACGATGCGAAAGCACCCTGATGCTGAATG GTTTTGGTGGTTGGACCTCAGCACTTGGATCATGGAGTACTCTTACTCGTTACAGGACCATATATTCGATCGCTTGGATGAAATTATCTACCGGGACATCAATGTCTACAACCCGTTGAATATCAGCCATCCGCCGGACGACGCTTACCTGGACGAGGTGTCTCGTTCGCCAAATGGAGACGGGGATCCATCATCGGTACATATGCTATTGTCGCAGGACTGTGGGGGCTTCAACCTCGGCTCTTTCTTCATTCGGCGCTCCCTCTGGGCCGACCGCCTGCTGGACGCGTGGTGGGACCCAGTCATGTATGAACAGAAACATATGGAGTGGGAGCACAAGGAGCAGGATGCGATGGAATATCTGTATGCGACACAGCCGTGGGTTCGCAGCCACGTTGGCTTCCTTCCCCAGCGATATATCAACTCGTACCCCCAGGGGGCATGTGGAGACGAGAATGACCCGAATGTTCACTAccaggaagatgaaagaGACTTCCTGGTCAACATGGCCGGGTGCCAGTATGGACGCGACTGCTGGGCCGAGATGTACCAGTACCGTGAGATCAGCAAGCAGCTGAACCTGACATGGTGGGAGCGGATGAAGGACAAGTTGAACGGCCTTTACGAGAAGCTTTTCCCTGGCGAGGAGCAGCAAGTTGAATAG